One Nicotiana tomentosiformis chromosome 4, ASM39032v3, whole genome shotgun sequence genomic window carries:
- the LOC138909343 gene encoding uncharacterized protein yields the protein MDMDSAGENRLLQLNELDEFRLHAYENSKLYKEKTKRWHDKHIQHREFEPGQEVLLFNSRLKLFPGKLKSGWAGPFVVVNVRPHGAVELRDKSSSGTFLVNGQRIKHYWGGDIARHKTSVDLTDA from the coding sequence atggatatGGACTCAGCTGGTGAGAATAGATTGctgcaactcaacgagcttgatgagtttcgattgcatgcataTGAAAATtccaaattatataaagaaaagacgaAGAGGTGGCATGACAAACACATTCAACATCGAGAGTTTGAGCCGGGTCAAGAAGTTCTTTTGTTCAATTCAAGGTTGAAGCTATTCCCTGGAAAGCTCAAGTCCGGTTGGGCAGGTCCTTTTGTTGTGGTAAATGTGAGGCCTCACGGAGCGGTGGAACTACGTGATAAGAGCTCAAGTGGtaccttcttggtaaatggccagaggataaaacattattggggtggtgacattgcacgtcacaagacctcagTGGACTTAACTGATGCTTAA